The Apium graveolens cultivar Ventura chromosome 11, ASM990537v1, whole genome shotgun sequence genome has a window encoding:
- the LOC141695519 gene encoding ylmG homolog protein 1-2, chloroplastic-like has product MPNPDELLAIQGVQDTLICTMGPLFFAAISNAPRSLNTPLTVVAAGMSKWLEIYSAVLMVRVLLSWFPNIPWDRQPLSAIRDLCDPYLNLFRNIIPPLFNTLDVSPLLAFAVLGSLAGILGASTTAY; this is encoded by the coding sequence ATGCCTAATCCAGATGAGCTATTAGCTATTCAAGGTGTTCAGGATACATTGATTTGCACAATGGGTCCCTTGTTTTTTGCAGCAATTAGTAATGCCCCTAGGTCTTTGAACACACCATTGACTGTTGTAGCTGCCGGGATGTCGAAATGGCTTGAGATTTATAGTGCTGTGTTAATGGTTAGGGTGTTACTTAGTTGGTTTCCTAATATTCCATGGGATCGTCAGCCATTGTCAGCTATTCGAGACTTGTGTGATCCTTATTTGAATCTTTTTAGAAATATTATTCCTCCGCTTTTCAATACTTTGGATGTTAGTCCACTTTTGGCATTTGCGGTTTTGGGGTCACTTGCTGGCATTCTTGGTGCCTCAACCACTGCTTATTGA